A genome region from Geminicoccus roseus DSM 18922 includes the following:
- a CDS encoding cytochrome b: MTLRNGPNRFGVIAKSFHWGMALLVIPLWGLGFYMVGQTQDLLAQYELYQLHKSFGFVVFTLGLLRLAWRLVDPPPPLPADMGRLHRLGAHFFHILFYLLLIGMPVSGFLMSAASPLGIPTIIFETIPLPHPIGPSEAAYGFFQTAHYYMAMLLAGTLAVHVLAALHHHFIEKDEVLRRMLPFAR, translated from the coding sequence ATGACGCTGCGCAACGGCCCCAACCGGTTCGGCGTGATCGCGAAGTCCTTCCACTGGGGCATGGCACTGCTCGTCATCCCCCTCTGGGGCCTGGGCTTCTACATGGTCGGCCAGACCCAGGACCTGCTGGCGCAGTACGAACTGTACCAGCTCCACAAGTCGTTCGGCTTCGTGGTCTTCACCCTTGGGCTGCTGCGCCTGGCTTGGCGCCTTGTCGATCCCCCGCCGCCACTGCCGGCGGACATGGGCCGCCTGCACCGGCTGGGCGCCCATTTCTTCCATATCCTGTTCTATCTGCTGCTGATCGGCATGCCGGTGAGCGGCTTCCTGATGAGCGCAGCCTCGCCGCTGGGGATCCCCACGATCATTTTCGAGACGATCCCGCTGCCTCACCCGATCGGTCCGTCCGAGGCGGCCTATGGGTTTTTCCAGACCGCGCACTACTATATGGCTATGCTGCTGGCCGGCACGCTGGCCGTGCACGTGCTGGCGGCCCTGCATCATCACTTCATCGAGAAGGACGAGGTGCTGCGGCGCATGCTCCCTTTCGCGCGCTGA
- a CDS encoding LysR family transcriptional regulator, which yields MDQLTGMRVFAAIVDKNGFAPAAEALGMSKTMVSKHLAAIEDRLGVRLLHRTTRKVGLTEIGTEYLRRCQDILQLVEEANGHLLESGQHPRGLLRVNAPVSFSELHLASCIGDYRRLHPDVQLDLVVNDRVIDLIEEGFDIAVRIGRLKDSSLVARRLAPAHIVLAASPAYLEARGVPERPDDLVGHDCLLYAYAAERDEWRFESEGRSCTVRVHGPISSNNGGILMQAAIDGQGIVALPTFIAGKALRDGRLVEILARYKPQDRAIYAVFPANRHLSPKVRSFVDFLVTRFGGRPYWEP from the coding sequence ATGGACCAGCTCACCGGCATGCGCGTCTTCGCGGCGATCGTGGACAAGAACGGTTTCGCTCCGGCGGCCGAGGCGCTTGGCATGTCCAAGACCATGGTGAGCAAGCATCTGGCGGCCATCGAGGACCGGCTGGGCGTGCGCCTGCTGCATCGTACCACCCGCAAGGTCGGTCTCACCGAGATCGGCACGGAATATCTGCGGCGCTGCCAGGATATCCTGCAACTCGTCGAGGAGGCGAACGGGCACCTTCTCGAAAGCGGCCAGCACCCGCGCGGCCTCCTGCGGGTGAATGCCCCGGTCAGCTTCAGCGAACTGCACCTGGCCTCCTGCATCGGCGACTATCGCCGCCTCCATCCGGACGTGCAGCTGGACCTGGTGGTCAACGACCGGGTGATCGACCTGATCGAGGAAGGGTTCGACATCGCGGTCCGGATCGGGCGTTTGAAGGACAGCTCGCTGGTGGCGCGTCGCCTGGCACCCGCCCATATCGTCCTGGCCGCCTCGCCGGCCTACCTGGAAGCCCGCGGGGTCCCGGAGCGGCCGGACGACCTGGTAGGCCATGATTGCCTGCTCTACGCCTATGCCGCCGAACGCGACGAGTGGCGGTTCGAAAGCGAGGGAAGGAGCTGCACGGTCCGGGTCCATGGGCCGATCAGCAGCAACAATGGCGGGATCCTGATGCAGGCCGCAATCGACGGCCAGGGTATCGTGGCGCTTCCGACCTTCATCGCCGGCAAGGCGCTCCGCGACGGCCGCTTGGTCGAGATCCTGGCGCGCTACAAGCCGCAGGACCGGGCGATCTACGCGGTGTTCCCTGCCAATCGCCATCTGTCGCCCAAGGTGCGCAGCTTCGTGGACTTCCTGGTCACCCGCTTCGGTGGCAGGCCCTACTGGGAGCCATGA
- a CDS encoding DUF1376 domain-containing protein, giving the protein MADFPAMPFYTDAYLADTTHLTTEEHGAYMLLLFAAWRSPGCCLRDDDAFLARVAKVTLDRWKKRLRPVLASFWRIEDGVWTQKKQRSVRERLGAISEKRAKAARQGREPKPLAEHEAAPANEGANRQQAGPYPKPKTKTKESPPTVPLPGDERVLDAEFEVWWQAYPRQIGRRATLEAYQRARAEVGAEELVAAVKAAAARWKADKTQERYILHPANWLDQRRWQDGAPEAATAPATPAEPIELVRLAAGALLATQSRVRYDALLERVGSERLVRLVERLGQGRDTRDLFLAVERQLEFLSAQDNSNCSSAKYATLT; this is encoded by the coding sequence ATGGCCGACTTCCCGGCGATGCCGTTCTACACGGACGCCTATCTCGCCGACACGACCCATCTGACCACCGAGGAGCATGGTGCCTACATGCTGCTCCTGTTCGCTGCCTGGCGCTCGCCTGGCTGCTGCCTGCGCGACGACGACGCCTTCCTGGCCCGGGTGGCCAAGGTGACGCTCGACCGCTGGAAGAAGCGCCTGCGCCCGGTGCTGGCCTCGTTCTGGCGGATCGAGGATGGCGTCTGGACACAGAAGAAGCAGCGATCTGTGCGCGAAAGGCTGGGAGCGATCTCGGAGAAACGCGCCAAGGCGGCTCGGCAAGGTCGGGAGCCTAAGCCCTTGGCAGAGCACGAGGCTGCTCCAGCGAATGAGGGAGCAAACCGGCAGCAAGCTGGCCCCTATCCAAAACCAAAGACCAAAACCAAAGAATCACCCCCTACAGTCCCCCTGCCAGGGGACGAGCGTGTGCTCGATGCGGAGTTCGAGGTCTGGTGGCAGGCCTATCCGAGGCAGATCGGCAGGCGGGCGACGCTGGAAGCCTATCAGCGGGCTCGGGCTGAGGTGGGAGCCGAGGAGCTGGTGGCAGCGGTGAAGGCGGCTGCAGCGCGCTGGAAGGCAGACAAGACGCAGGAGCGCTACATCCTGCACCCGGCGAACTGGCTGGATCAGCGGCGGTGGCAGGATGGGGCGCCAGAGGCGGCGACTGCTCCTGCAACGCCTGCTGAGCCGATTGAGCTAGTACGGCTTGCTGCTGGAGCACTGCTGGCGACGCAGAGTCGTGTCCGGTACGACGCGCTGTTGGAGCGGGTGGGATCGGAGAGGCTGGTAAGGTTGGTAGAGCGGCTAGGCCAAGGACGAGACACGAGAGATCTGTTTCTCGCGGTGGAGCGACAGCTAGAATTCTTGTCTGCTCAAGACAACAGCAACTGCAGTAGCGCTAAGTACGCTACACTGACCTAA
- a CDS encoding YceI family protein has protein sequence MEFTVDATGFASATGTMQVVRGQLDLDPSRPEQARLDLTLDAASIDTGLAARDEAIRGAQFLNTASFPEIRFTTSAVHPDRAGKATVLGELEMLGVRRTLAIDTELDRAPEAEGPVRFTGAARLARSDWGMTAFLPLVGDEVRISFQLTAVPSP, from the coding sequence GTGGAGTTCACCGTGGACGCCACCGGGTTCGCCAGTGCGACCGGCACGATGCAGGTGGTGCGCGGGCAGCTCGACCTCGATCCCTCCCGACCGGAGCAGGCACGTCTCGACCTCACCCTGGACGCTGCCTCGATCGACACCGGCCTCGCCGCCCGGGACGAGGCGATCCGCGGCGCGCAGTTCCTGAACACCGCGAGCTTCCCGGAGATCCGCTTCACCACCAGCGCCGTCCATCCCGACCGCGCCGGCAAGGCGACGGTGCTGGGCGAGCTGGAGATGCTGGGCGTGCGCCGGACCCTCGCCATCGACACCGAGCTGGACCGGGCGCCGGAAGCGGAGGGGCCGGTCCGCTTCACCGGTGCTGCGCGCCTGGCGCGCAGCGACTGGGGGATGACCGCCTTCCTGCCCCTGGTCGGCGACGAGGTGCGGATCTCGTTTCAGCTGACTGCGGTGCCCAGCCCGTAG
- a CDS encoding RluA family pseudouridine synthase: MVRNDLRREPARKRRWQPVTGEMPDAAVAMTRRVLHRDDAVMVIDKPAGLPVHAGPKGGATLDALLPWLAFGKGRPPGLAHRLDRETSGCLVLGRTKPALARLGELFAKGAVTKTYLALVGDAPGLEDGRIDLPLAKRSEVRGWWMEPSGEGQAAVTDIRVIARADGVALVEARPRTGRTHQIRVHLKALAAPLLGDRIYGGADTASRLMLHARAIEIPWMAGETIRAQAPLPPDFQAQMRRYGLGTAVS; this comes from the coding sequence ATGGTTCGGAACGATTTGCGGCGGGAGCCGGCCAGGAAGCGACGGTGGCAGCCGGTCACGGGGGAGATGCCGGACGCGGCGGTCGCGATGACCAGGCGGGTGCTGCACCGGGACGATGCGGTCATGGTGATCGACAAGCCGGCCGGGCTGCCGGTGCATGCCGGGCCGAAAGGTGGTGCTACCCTGGACGCGCTGCTGCCCTGGCTTGCGTTCGGCAAGGGGCGGCCGCCAGGCCTTGCGCACCGGCTCGACCGGGAGACGTCCGGCTGCCTGGTGCTGGGACGAACCAAGCCCGCCCTGGCGCGGCTGGGCGAGCTGTTCGCCAAGGGGGCGGTGACCAAGACCTATCTGGCCCTGGTGGGCGACGCGCCGGGCCTGGAGGACGGCCGCATCGACCTGCCCCTGGCCAAGCGCAGCGAGGTCCGCGGCTGGTGGATGGAGCCGAGCGGGGAGGGCCAGGCGGCGGTGACCGACATCCGGGTGATCGCCCGCGCGGACGGGGTGGCCCTGGTGGAGGCCCGGCCCCGGACCGGGCGCACCCACCAGATCCGGGTGCATCTCAAGGCGTTGGCGGCCCCGCTCCTAGGTGATCGCATTTATGGCGGCGCCGACACGGCCTCGCGCCTGATGCTGCATGCGCGCGCCATCGAGATCCCCTGGATGGCCGGCGAGACGATCCGGGCACAGGCCCCGCTGCCGCCGGACTTCCAGGCGCAGATGCGCCGCTACGGGCTGGGCACCGCAGTCAGCTGA
- a CDS encoding YceI family protein: MKRLLAIAVLAMPLGAAAHAAEPWTIDESHTAITFTVDHFGYSTVHGFFREFDGELTLDPEAPQASEVAFTIQADSIDTLHDKRDDHLKSADFLDVGQYPTITFQSTNVETVGDDAAKVTGDLTIKGVTKPVVLDVRLNKLEPSPMTQAPTAGFTATTVIKRSDFGVSTYVPAVGDELTVRIDTESSPAD, encoded by the coding sequence ATGAAAAGGCTGCTCGCCATCGCCGTTCTGGCCATGCCGCTGGGAGCGGCGGCCCATGCGGCGGAACCGTGGACGATCGACGAGAGCCATACCGCGATCACCTTCACGGTCGACCATTTCGGCTACTCGACCGTTCATGGCTTCTTTCGCGAGTTCGACGGCGAGCTGACCCTCGATCCGGAAGCGCCGCAGGCCTCCGAGGTGGCGTTCACCATCCAGGCCGACAGCATCGACACGCTCCACGACAAGCGGGACGATCACCTGAAGAGCGCCGACTTCCTGGACGTGGGCCAGTACCCGACGATCACCTTCCAGAGCACCAACGTGGAGACAGTGGGCGACGATGCCGCCAAGGTGACCGGCGACCTCACCATCAAGGGGGTCACCAAGCCGGTGGTGCTCGACGTCCGGCTCAACAAGCTGGAGCCCAGCCCGATGACCCAGGCGCCAACCGCCGGCTTCACCGCCACCACCGTGATCAAGCGGTCCGACTTCGGCGTATCTACCTATGTGCCCGCGGTCGGCGACGAGCTGACGGTGCGGATCGACACTGAATCGAGTCCGGCGGACTGA
- a CDS encoding YceI family protein codes for MMSRIGAAALAALAWALPAAAADWTVDPARSTLAVTVHQGQTPIQARFERFDAEISFDPADLEAAQVVVAVDLASFTSGDAQRDQQATGPDFLDAAGAAQAEYRTTSIEAMGGDQYEVEAELTLRGITRQLRHRATIVVNGGSAHATGMVPLIRTEFGVGSGQFATGSLVGLEVEVAFDLWAEAQ; via the coding sequence ATGATGTCCCGGATCGGCGCGGCTGCCCTGGCTGCCCTTGCCTGGGCCTTGCCGGCGGCGGCCGCGGACTGGACGGTGGATCCGGCCCGGAGCACCCTGGCGGTGACGGTCCACCAGGGCCAGACGCCGATCCAGGCGCGCTTCGAGCGGTTCGATGCCGAGATATCGTTCGACCCGGCCGATCTCGAAGCTGCCCAGGTCGTCGTCGCCGTGGACCTGGCGTCCTTCACCTCCGGCGATGCGCAACGCGACCAGCAGGCAACCGGACCGGACTTCCTGGACGCAGCCGGCGCCGCCCAGGCGGAATACCGCACCACCTCGATCGAGGCGATGGGCGGGGACCAGTATGAGGTGGAAGCGGAGCTGACCCTGAGGGGCATCACCCGCCAGCTCCGCCACCGGGCGACCATCGTGGTGAATGGCGGCAGCGCCCACGCTACCGGCATGGTGCCGCTCATCCGCACCGAGTTCGGCGTCGGCAGCGGGCAGTTCGCCACCGGCAGCCTGGTCGGCCTGGAGGTCGAGGTGGCGTTCGACCTGTGGGCTGAGGCGCAATGA